A single Candidatus Aegiribacteria sp. DNA region contains:
- a CDS encoding DMT family transporter — MHFYHYTRTRVGIAYTLQIVAHKRTHPSHAAIVMSLKTVFVLIGGRLMLGETVTPQGIFSCLLMFTAIILSGIENSRDREIPI, encoded by the coding sequence ATACACTTCTATCATTATACCCGTACCCGTGTAGGAATAGCATATACTCTACAGATTGTTGCTCATAAGAGAACTCACCCCTCTCATGCTGCAATAGTAATGAGTCTGAAGACGGTATTCGTTCTCATTGGCGGTCGGCTTATGCTCGGAGAAACCGTAACTCCACAGGGAATATTCAGTTGTCTGTTGATGTTCACAGCCATTATCCTGTCAGGCATTGAAAATTCAAGAGACAGAGAGATCCCCATATGA